Proteins encoded by one window of Modestobacter marinus:
- a CDS encoding FAD-dependent oxidoreductase: MTTLEDPATATPTAGEPGGAVRTLLRMRVREGCEEQFEEAWRTAAVQIAGEPGNIRQELMRDAEDARTFLIVGEWADRAAADAFGRSAAREALTASLRELREDADRSTYEVRYGIAGGEQASHVRVDISTRVAPGEEEAFERAYAVVTDRLRGTPGLIREELLREPGSDLYHIFAEWESDEDFRNWVDDPSHADQSGPLIRWLSVFFERKLYEIRFRPQEAGVRGVRATRPAPAPAAPETAGLPTPRAEPAVAPAPPPAEAPTRTACEVLVVGAGPTGLTAAIELARRGIAVRVVDKRSQPATQADKAIGVHCRTMEIWEDQGIVTEAMDAGSWLHGQTVFVNGQQTHQVDWSGLEELPYAHLGLPQYETERILIARLTSLGVPVDRGVELTGFTQDDDGVTAELVDAAGTRSSTRAQYLIGADGSGSVVREQLGLTFDGGLSMFPQLFMLGDVDVDWEMPPGHLVRWVRIEEDGDFTGMLVCVPLKGHNRYRVATLAPQRLQKTIGSGVVPPGFWKEYDPPGLADIQAAIDDLGPAGTTASNLRWSSIFRVKHGIVDRYRTGRVFVAGDAAHLHPPAGGQGMNTGIQDAWNLSWKVALAVRGQASAGLLDSYDAERRPAGKAIVDRAVAVAFTDEMDMDDERAQFLLEMQMTMNYAGSPLVGEAAGGVGFTGGPLPGHRAPDVLGLRRFGVAHDLRLFDLTRGTHATLLLSAGDGVGADELRGLEELAGTIRDTTGGQVRAYLIAGPDVAVPPLVDLPVLRDARGAFAAAYGTAGAGTAAYVVRPDGHVGFRTRPVSEQALREHLAGVFTG, translated from the coding sequence ATGACGACGTTGGAGGACCCCGCCACCGCCACCCCCACCGCCGGGGAGCCGGGTGGCGCGGTCCGCACCCTGCTGCGGATGCGGGTGCGGGAGGGCTGCGAGGAGCAGTTCGAGGAGGCCTGGCGCACGGCGGCGGTCCAGATCGCCGGGGAGCCGGGCAACATCCGGCAGGAGCTGATGCGCGACGCCGAGGACGCGCGCACCTTCCTGATCGTCGGCGAGTGGGCCGACCGGGCGGCCGCCGACGCGTTCGGCCGGTCCGCCGCCCGGGAGGCGCTGACCGCGTCGCTGCGGGAGCTGCGGGAGGACGCCGACCGCAGCACCTACGAGGTCCGGTACGGCATCGCCGGCGGCGAGCAGGCCTCGCACGTCCGGGTGGACATCAGCACCCGGGTGGCCCCGGGCGAGGAGGAGGCGTTCGAGCGGGCGTACGCCGTCGTCACCGACCGGCTGCGCGGGACGCCGGGCCTGATCCGGGAGGAGCTGCTCCGGGAACCCGGGTCGGACCTGTACCACATCTTCGCCGAGTGGGAGTCCGACGAGGACTTCCGCAACTGGGTGGACGACCCCTCGCACGCCGACCAGAGCGGGCCGCTGATCCGCTGGCTGTCGGTCTTCTTCGAGCGGAAGCTCTACGAGATCCGCTTCCGCCCGCAGGAGGCCGGGGTCCGCGGCGTCCGGGCCACCCGTCCGGCTCCTGCCCCGGCCGCGCCGGAGACCGCCGGCCTGCCGACGCCCCGGGCCGAGCCGGCGGTCGCGCCGGCTCCCCCACCGGCGGAGGCCCCGACCCGCACCGCGTGCGAGGTGCTGGTGGTCGGCGCGGGCCCGACCGGGCTGACCGCGGCGATCGAGCTGGCCCGGCGGGGGATCGCCGTCCGGGTGGTGGACAAGCGCAGCCAGCCCGCCACCCAGGCGGACAAGGCGATCGGCGTGCACTGCCGGACGATGGAGATCTGGGAGGACCAGGGCATCGTCACCGAGGCGATGGACGCCGGCAGCTGGCTGCACGGGCAGACGGTGTTCGTCAACGGCCAGCAGACCCACCAGGTCGACTGGTCCGGCCTGGAGGAACTGCCCTACGCCCACCTCGGGCTGCCGCAGTACGAGACCGAGCGGATCCTCATCGCCCGGCTCACCTCCCTCGGCGTCCCGGTCGACCGGGGCGTGGAGCTCACCGGCTTCACCCAGGACGACGACGGCGTCACCGCCGAGCTCGTCGACGCCGCGGGCACCCGGTCGAGCACCCGGGCGCAGTACCTGATCGGCGCGGACGGCTCCGGCAGCGTCGTCCGGGAGCAGCTCGGGCTCACCTTCGACGGCGGCCTGTCGATGTTCCCGCAGCTGTTCATGCTCGGGGACGTCGACGTCGACTGGGAGATGCCGCCGGGGCACCTGGTGCGCTGGGTGCGGATCGAGGAGGACGGCGACTTCACCGGGATGCTGGTCTGCGTGCCGCTCAAGGGCCACAACCGGTACCGGGTGGCGACGCTGGCGCCGCAGCGGCTGCAGAAGACGATCGGCAGCGGGGTCGTGCCGCCCGGGTTCTGGAAGGAGTACGACCCGCCGGGGCTGGCCGACATCCAGGCCGCGATCGACGACCTCGGCCCGGCCGGGACGACGGCGAGCAACCTGCGCTGGTCGTCGATCTTCCGGGTCAAGCACGGCATCGTCGACCGGTACCGCACCGGCCGGGTGTTCGTCGCCGGGGACGCCGCCCACCTGCACCCGCCCGCCGGGGGGCAGGGGATGAACACCGGCATCCAGGACGCCTGGAACCTGTCCTGGAAGGTGGCCCTCGCCGTCCGCGGGCAGGCCTCCGCCGGCCTGCTGGACAGCTACGACGCCGAGCGCCGGCCCGCCGGCAAGGCCATCGTCGACCGCGCCGTGGCCGTCGCGTTCACCGACGAGATGGACATGGACGACGAGCGGGCCCAGTTCCTGCTCGAGATGCAGATGACGATGAACTACGCCGGCAGCCCGCTGGTCGGCGAGGCCGCCGGCGGGGTCGGGTTCACCGGCGGACCGCTGCCCGGCCACCGGGCACCGGACGTGCTGGGGCTCCGCCGGTTCGGCGTCGCGCACGACCTGCGGCTGTTCGACCTGACCCGGGGCACCCACGCGACCCTGCTGCTGTCGGCGGGCGACGGGGTCGGGGCCGACGAGCTGCGCGGCCTGGAGGAGCTGGCCGGGACGATCCGGGACACCACCGGGGGTCAGGTGCGCGCGTACCTGATCGCCGGCCCGGACGTCGCCGTCCCGCCGCTGGTCGACCTGCCGGTGCTCCGGGATGCGCGCGGCGCCTTCGCCGCCGCCTACGGCACGGCCGGTGCTGGGACGGCGGCGTACGTGGTGCGGCCGGACGGGCACGTGGGGTTCCGGACCCGGCCGGTGAGCGAGCAGGCGCTGCGTGAGCACCTGGCGGGGGTGTTCACCGGCTGA
- a CDS encoding DNA-binding protein: MKSASPGGLHGMTDDDLPPIGAPARRALAGAGITRLDQLTSLTEAELSALHGVGPRAVGLLRQALTARGLDLNR, translated from the coding sequence ATGAAGTCTGCGTCTCCCGGCGGTCTCCACGGCATGACCGACGACGACCTGCCCCCGATCGGCGCACCGGCCCGCCGCGCGCTCGCCGGCGCGGGCATCACGCGACTGGACCAGCTGACCTCGCTGACCGAGGCGGAGCTGTCGGCGCTGCACGGGGTCGGGCCCCGCGCGGTGGGCCTGCTGCGTCAGGCGCTCACCGCACGGGGCCTCGACCTCAACCGATGA
- a CDS encoding hydantoinase/oxoprolinase family protein, whose translation MSSRRVRIGIDTGGTFTDVVAVDEETGEVSTTKTPSTPGDPADGFLAGVQKVLGQLGLDGSSVTAVSHGTTVATNQLLEGKLDRIGFVTTEGYGSVLEIARQSVPDGYGNSYFWVKPPRIVPADLVRTVRGRLDVSGAEVRPFDTDDAVAAARFFRDAGITTIGVCFLHAYANDAHERAMLDVLHVEHPDAVVSISSQVLREYREYERSVTTLVDAAVKPRVGAYVTNIRRRLDEIAPGVPFYVMKSNGGVLSAAEVVHQPITTMLSGPAAGALGAALIAGTAGFDRVLTCDGGGTSTDVTVVIDGEPTLTTEGSVGDYPSKIPMIDVVTVGAGGGSIAWLSPEGTLKVGPKSAGADPGPICYDNGGEQPTVTDAHVVLGRIPPHLLGGEIPLSVDAARAGLARLGGELGLTVEALASGILEISAWNQANALRQVTVARGLDVRDFTLTTFGGSGSLLACRLMDVLGLPRTLVPPNPGNVSAFGLLTVDVRNDYVQTMVARHADVSPAALATAFADLEGQAEVALDGEGFPRGEQRMQRTADLRYVGQAFEVRVPVAEGELDDAAIEAVATAFHAAHRQLYGYDFATDPRQAVEWVNLRVSGIGPIRRPEIVEPAPSGRDARRGTRPVFFDEWVEAPLYWRPDLSPGDVVAGPAIVEEFGSTVPVHPGFTATVDRFGNLLLTREDAR comes from the coding sequence ATGAGCTCTCGCCGGGTCCGCATCGGGATCGACACGGGCGGCACCTTCACCGACGTCGTCGCCGTCGACGAGGAGACCGGGGAGGTCTCGACGACGAAGACACCGTCCACGCCGGGCGACCCGGCCGACGGCTTCCTCGCCGGCGTGCAGAAGGTGCTGGGCCAGCTCGGCCTGGACGGGTCGTCGGTGACCGCGGTCAGCCACGGGACGACGGTCGCCACCAACCAGCTGCTCGAGGGCAAGCTGGACCGGATCGGTTTCGTCACGACCGAGGGCTACGGCTCGGTGCTGGAGATCGCCCGGCAGTCGGTGCCCGACGGCTACGGCAACAGCTACTTCTGGGTCAAGCCGCCGCGGATCGTGCCGGCCGACCTGGTCCGCACCGTGCGCGGCCGGCTCGACGTCAGCGGCGCCGAGGTCCGGCCCTTCGACACCGACGACGCCGTCGCGGCCGCCCGGTTCTTCCGGGACGCCGGGATCACCACGATCGGTGTCTGCTTCCTGCACGCCTACGCGAACGACGCGCACGAGCGGGCGATGCTCGACGTGCTCCACGTGGAACATCCCGACGCCGTGGTCTCGATCAGCTCCCAGGTGCTGCGCGAGTACCGGGAGTACGAGCGTTCGGTGACCACGCTGGTCGACGCCGCGGTGAAGCCCCGGGTCGGCGCCTACGTGACCAACATCCGCCGGCGGCTCGACGAGATCGCCCCGGGCGTGCCCTTCTACGTGATGAAGAGCAACGGCGGGGTGCTCTCGGCCGCCGAGGTGGTGCACCAGCCGATCACCACGATGCTCTCCGGCCCCGCCGCCGGCGCCCTGGGTGCCGCCCTGATCGCCGGCACCGCCGGGTTCGACCGCGTGCTCACCTGCGACGGCGGCGGCACCTCCACCGACGTCACCGTGGTCATCGACGGTGAGCCGACGCTGACCACCGAGGGCTCGGTCGGCGACTACCCGTCCAAGATCCCGATGATCGACGTCGTCACCGTCGGCGCCGGCGGCGGCTCGATCGCCTGGCTGTCGCCCGAGGGCACGCTCAAGGTGGGTCCGAAGTCGGCCGGCGCCGACCCGGGGCCGATCTGCTACGACAACGGGGGCGAGCAGCCCACCGTCACCGACGCGCACGTCGTCCTCGGCCGGATCCCCCCGCACCTGCTGGGCGGGGAGATCCCGCTGTCGGTCGACGCGGCCCGCGCCGGGCTGGCGCGGCTCGGCGGCGAGCTGGGCCTGACCGTGGAGGCGCTGGCCAGCGGGATCCTGGAGATCTCGGCGTGGAACCAGGCCAACGCGCTGCGCCAGGTCACCGTCGCCCGCGGCCTCGACGTCCGCGACTTCACCCTCACCACCTTCGGCGGCTCGGGCTCCCTGCTGGCCTGCCGGCTGATGGACGTGCTGGGCCTGCCGCGCACCCTGGTGCCGCCGAACCCGGGCAACGTCAGCGCCTTCGGGCTGCTCACCGTCGACGTCCGCAACGACTACGTGCAGACGATGGTCGCCCGGCACGCCGACGTCTCCCCCGCCGCCCTGGCCACCGCCTTCGCCGACCTGGAGGGCCAGGCCGAGGTCGCCCTGGACGGCGAGGGCTTCCCGCGCGGTGAGCAGCGGATGCAGCGCACCGCCGACCTGCGCTACGTCGGGCAGGCGTTCGAGGTGCGGGTGCCGGTCGCCGAGGGCGAGCTCGACGACGCGGCCATCGAGGCCGTCGCCACCGCCTTCCACGCCGCGCACCGCCAGCTCTACGGCTACGACTTCGCCACCGACCCGCGCCAGGCGGTGGAGTGGGTGAACCTGCGGGTCAGCGGGATCGGGCCGATCCGCCGTCCGGAGATCGTCGAGCCGGCGCCGTCCGGCCGGGACGCCCGCCGCGGTACCCGCCCGGTGTTCTTCGACGAGTGGGTCGAGGCGCCGCTGTACTGGCGGCCCGACCTCTCCCCCGGCGACGTCGTCGCCGGCCCGGCGATCGTCGAGGAGTTCGGCTCCACCGTCCCGGTGCACCCGGGCTTCACCGCCACCGTCGACCGCTTCGGCAACCTGCTGCTCACCCGAGAGGACGCCCGATGA
- a CDS encoding hydantoinase B/oxoprolinase family protein: MNQGRNGHFRPGDADPVLVEIVAGTLAAIEKEVETSIGRTSRSPMIRDAHDFRAGIHDRRLRKLTGRSYSALVQPVVRDHPIPTMNPGDVFFHNDVYLSEGGIGHLPDLCVTVPVFADVEGAPTVVAFVQAFGHHDDIGGAVPGSMPSAATSVFEEGLMVPPIKLWDRGVRNDAALTIMTRNSRMPDSLAADLDAECSACLAGARRLGELFDRYGVDAVEACFESILSSSTEVYRREILSQIPDGSYVWEDYAEHDGVDEPQLHRQRITLTMDSTKDVPLVIDFTGTGPQAKGPINHCGDYADGNFLKKWLAPILRNLAESPERMAQLDVNEGVVPLIEMRFPEKGTLLTPIFPAPTNARTFVILRLLGVLAGVLAKATGGRMPADQETIRYTGVYGTDANGEPYLMREVLGGGSGGRYYADGEDTIHVVPDSRNLPTEFTESRFPLRIERLALAVDSGGPGRYRGGCGYEKDIRVLRDAHFMSIADRSILSCWGVKGGKAGRPFSITVDPGGPDEHEVDALADAEPLRAGTVVRVRTTGGGGWGDPLDRPVEEVLRDISWHKVSVAGARADYGVVVRDDGTADEPATAQLREELRAARPEVEPFFDRGPGYALLSGGESHNEFDLL, translated from the coding sequence ATGAACCAGGGCAGAAATGGCCATTTCCGCCCGGGGGACGCCGACCCGGTGCTGGTGGAGATCGTCGCCGGGACGCTGGCCGCGATCGAGAAGGAGGTGGAGACGTCGATCGGGCGGACCTCCCGCTCGCCGATGATCCGCGACGCGCACGACTTCCGGGCCGGCATCCACGACCGCCGGCTGCGCAAGCTCACCGGCCGCTCGTACTCCGCGCTGGTGCAGCCGGTGGTGCGCGACCACCCGATCCCGACGATGAACCCGGGCGACGTCTTCTTCCACAACGACGTCTACCTCTCCGAGGGCGGGATCGGCCACCTGCCCGACCTGTGCGTCACGGTGCCGGTCTTCGCCGACGTCGAGGGGGCCCCGACGGTCGTCGCCTTCGTCCAGGCGTTCGGCCACCACGACGACATCGGCGGCGCGGTGCCCGGCTCCATGCCGTCGGCGGCCACCAGCGTGTTCGAGGAGGGCCTGATGGTCCCGCCGATCAAGCTGTGGGACCGCGGCGTGCGCAACGACGCCGCCCTGACGATCATGACCCGCAACTCGCGGATGCCCGACTCGCTCGCCGCCGACCTCGACGCCGAGTGCTCCGCGTGCCTGGCCGGGGCACGTCGCCTCGGCGAGCTGTTCGACCGCTACGGCGTCGACGCGGTCGAGGCCTGCTTCGAGTCGATCCTGAGCAGCTCCACCGAGGTCTACCGGCGGGAGATCCTGTCCCAGATCCCGGACGGCAGCTACGTGTGGGAGGACTACGCCGAGCACGACGGCGTCGACGAGCCCCAGCTGCACCGGCAGCGGATCACGCTGACCATGGACTCCACCAAGGACGTCCCGCTGGTCATCGACTTCACCGGCACCGGCCCGCAGGCCAAGGGCCCGATCAACCACTGCGGCGACTACGCCGACGGCAACTTCCTGAAGAAGTGGCTGGCGCCGATCCTGCGCAACCTGGCCGAGTCGCCGGAGCGGATGGCGCAGCTGGACGTCAACGAGGGCGTCGTCCCGCTGATCGAGATGCGGTTCCCGGAGAAGGGCACCCTGCTCACCCCGATCTTCCCGGCGCCCACGAACGCCCGGACGTTCGTGATCCTGCGGCTGCTCGGCGTCCTCGCCGGGGTGCTGGCCAAGGCCACCGGCGGCCGGATGCCCGCCGACCAGGAGACGATCCGCTACACCGGCGTGTACGGCACCGACGCAAACGGCGAGCCGTACCTGATGCGCGAGGTGCTGGGCGGTGGCTCCGGCGGGCGGTACTACGCCGACGGCGAGGACACCATCCACGTCGTCCCGGACTCCCGGAACCTGCCCACGGAGTTCACCGAGTCCCGGTTCCCGCTGCGGATCGAGCGGCTCGCGCTGGCGGTGGACTCCGGCGGCCCGGGCCGGTACCGCGGCGGCTGCGGCTACGAGAAGGACATCCGGGTGCTCCGCGACGCCCACTTCATGTCCATCGCCGACCGCTCGATCCTGTCCTGCTGGGGCGTGAAGGGCGGCAAGGCCGGGCGGCCGTTCTCCATCACCGTCGACCCGGGCGGCCCCGACGAGCACGAGGTCGACGCGCTGGCCGACGCCGAGCCGCTGCGCGCCGGCACCGTCGTGCGGGTGCGGACGACGGGCGGCGGAGGCTGGGGCGACCCGCTGGACCGGCCGGTCGAGGAGGTCCTGCGGGACATCTCCTGGCACAAGGTCAGCGTCGCGGGCGCCCGGGCGGACTACGGCGTGGTGGTCCGGGACGACGGCACGGCCGACGAGCCGGCGACGGCGCAGCTGCGCGAGGAGCTCCGCGCCGCCCGCCCGGAGGTCGAGCCGTTCTTCGACCGCGGCCCCGGCTACGCCCTGCTCTCCGGCGGTGAGTCGCACAACGAGTTCGACCTGCTCTGA
- a CDS encoding DUF1992 domain-containing protein: MTERKPQGVSFESWVEHQIVQARERGDLEGLSGAGKPLPRRDREKSTYEWALEWARREEADVAAMLPTGLALRKEREELPARVARQPTEELARAVVEAHVARVDRYYRQPVEGPWIPVGMPDVQEMVAQWRLDRPPALPAPELPVPSPRRRRWLRRRAA, encoded by the coding sequence ATGACGGAACGCAAGCCGCAAGGCGTGTCGTTCGAGAGCTGGGTCGAGCACCAGATCGTGCAGGCCCGCGAGCGGGGGGACCTCGAGGGCCTGAGCGGCGCCGGGAAGCCGCTGCCCCGGCGGGACCGGGAGAAGTCGACCTACGAGTGGGCGCTGGAGTGGGCCCGCCGGGAGGAGGCCGACGTCGCCGCGATGCTGCCCACCGGGCTGGCGCTGCGGAAGGAGCGCGAGGAGCTGCCGGCCCGGGTCGCCCGGCAGCCCACCGAGGAGCTGGCCCGGGCGGTGGTCGAGGCGCACGTCGCCCGGGTCGACCGGTACTACCGGCAGCCGGTCGAGGGCCCGTGGATCCCGGTCGGCATGCCCGACGTCCAGGAGATGGTCGCCCAGTGGCGGCTCGACCGTCCGCCGGCCCTCCCCGCACCCGAGCTGCCGGTGCCCTCGCCGCGCCGGCGGCGGTGGCTCCGGCGGCGGGCGGCCTGA
- a CDS encoding NUDIX domain-containing protein, whose product MRTTSTREVYRNPWLTLREDAIELDDGSPSVYSVVERPDFGLVIAAERDGFWLVEQFRHPLGRRSWEFPQGTWPAGGAGTAEELARAELAEETGLRAARLSHLGHLDLAPGLATQEFDVWLAGDLTPGPTAREATEADMRTAFVTEAEFRAMVRDGRFTDGPSLAAYGLLLLARAAAQE is encoded by the coding sequence ATGCGGACGACGAGCACCCGTGAGGTCTACCGGAACCCGTGGCTCACGCTGCGCGAGGACGCCATCGAGCTGGACGACGGCTCGCCGAGCGTCTACTCCGTCGTCGAGCGGCCCGACTTCGGCCTGGTGATCGCTGCCGAGCGGGACGGGTTCTGGCTGGTCGAGCAGTTCCGCCACCCGCTGGGCCGCCGCTCCTGGGAGTTCCCGCAGGGCACCTGGCCGGCGGGCGGGGCCGGGACGGCGGAGGAGCTGGCCCGCGCCGAGCTGGCCGAGGAGACCGGACTGCGGGCCGCCCGGCTGAGCCACCTCGGGCACCTGGACCTGGCACCGGGCCTCGCGACCCAGGAGTTCGACGTCTGGCTGGCCGGCGACCTGACCCCCGGCCCCACCGCCCGTGAGGCGACCGAGGCCGACATGCGCACGGCGTTCGTGACCGAGGCCGAGTTCCGGGCGATGGTGCGCGACGGCCGGTTCACCGACGGGCCCTCGCTGGCCGCCTACGGCCTGCTGCTCCTCGCCCGGGCCGCGGCGCAGGAGTGA
- a CDS encoding STAS domain-containing protein, with protein sequence MDEPAPDVEVTVTAHDAESAEIAVVGELTEHARRPLVREMTDLMLAGPTLKQIRLDLCEVTFMNSAGLATLVQVQRMAQPRGIDTTLVVHSAVVARPLQLSGLWRRFTIVDRREGHPEDVHEATPHGHDHS encoded by the coding sequence ATGGACGAACCTGCTCCGGACGTCGAGGTCACGGTCACCGCGCACGACGCGGAGTCCGCCGAGATCGCCGTCGTCGGTGAACTGACCGAGCACGCCCGCCGCCCGCTGGTGCGCGAGATGACCGACCTGATGCTGGCCGGCCCCACGCTCAAGCAGATCCGGCTCGACCTGTGCGAGGTCACCTTCATGAACTCCGCCGGGCTGGCGACGCTGGTGCAGGTGCAGCGGATGGCCCAGCCCCGGGGCATCGACACCACGCTCGTGGTGCACTCCGCCGTCGTCGCCCGGCCCCTGCAGCTCAGCGGCCTGTGGCGGCGCTTCACCATCGTCGACCGCCGCGAGGGACACCCGGAGGACGTCCACGAGGCCACTCCGCACGGCCACGACCACAGCTGA
- a CDS encoding MarR family winged helix-turn-helix transcriptional regulator: MSDLLDDPSRAQDGEGAAGEGAAGDAMDVILAQWAQERPDLDCSPMGVIGRISQLQREVFLAQRATFARHGLDAPSFDVLAALRRAGEPYQLTPTALMRTALVTSGAITQRLDRLEEKGLITRGRSEADGRAVVVTLTDAGRTALDAALPDHLDTEHGMLAALSPEERTLLADLLRRWLISLGRVPGGTPDPS, from the coding sequence GTGAGCGACCTGCTGGACGACCCGAGTCGCGCCCAGGACGGCGAGGGGGCCGCGGGCGAGGGGGCGGCCGGGGACGCGATGGACGTGATCCTGGCGCAGTGGGCGCAGGAGCGGCCGGACCTGGACTGCTCCCCGATGGGCGTGATCGGCCGGATCAGCCAGCTGCAGCGGGAGGTCTTCCTCGCGCAGCGGGCCACCTTCGCCCGGCACGGGCTCGACGCGCCGTCCTTCGACGTGCTCGCGGCGCTGCGGCGGGCCGGGGAGCCTTACCAGCTGACCCCGACCGCGCTGATGCGCACCGCCCTGGTCACCTCCGGCGCCATCACCCAGCGGCTGGACCGGCTGGAGGAGAAGGGCTTGATCACCCGTGGCCGGAGCGAGGCCGACGGGCGCGCCGTGGTGGTCACGCTGACCGATGCCGGGCGGACGGCGCTGGACGCCGCGCTGCCCGACCACCTCGACACCGAACACGGCATGCTGGCAGCTCTCTCGCCCGAGGAGCGCACGCTGCTGGCCGACCTGCTGCGCCGCTGGCTGATCAGCCTCGGGCGCGTGCCCGGCGGCACGCCCGACCCCAGCTGA
- a CDS encoding SDR family oxidoreductase produces MIVVTAAGGPTGTAVVRALRARGEPVRAVVSRRGPRPELTDLGAEVVVAELSAPMAWSSVFRGADAMYLIWPNFDPDEAEGAAALFAEARRAGLPRMVYHSVMRPQLRVMPHHAGKDRAEEALDSSGLPSWRVLQPCSYADNLDSQLASAQTSGVLRSFWGLRTAQSMVDLRDVADAAAVLLTEDGLDGGTFEAAGPEALTAPRLAELIGAWLGDEVVADDVVPGGEVPTGYAARCQRTMFDHYRAHGFVGSPRVLTDLLGRPPRTFADHLAGQPRPGEEAP; encoded by the coding sequence ATGATCGTGGTGACTGCGGCCGGTGGGCCCACGGGAACGGCGGTCGTGCGGGCCCTCCGCGCCCGGGGCGAGCCGGTGCGCGCCGTGGTCTCCCGGCGGGGCCCCCGGCCGGAGCTGACCGACCTCGGTGCCGAGGTCGTCGTCGCCGAGCTGTCCGCGCCGATGGCCTGGTCGTCGGTGTTCCGGGGTGCGGACGCCATGTACCTGATCTGGCCGAACTTCGACCCCGACGAGGCCGAGGGCGCGGCGGCCCTGTTCGCCGAGGCCCGCCGGGCCGGCCTGCCGCGGATGGTCTACCACTCGGTGATGCGGCCCCAGCTGCGGGTGATGCCCCACCACGCGGGCAAGGACCGCGCCGAGGAGGCCCTGGACTCGAGCGGGCTGCCGTCCTGGCGGGTCCTCCAGCCCTGCTCCTACGCCGACAACCTGGACAGCCAGCTCGCGTCGGCGCAGACCAGCGGGGTGCTCCGCAGCTTCTGGGGCCTGCGGACGGCGCAGTCCATGGTCGACCTGCGGGACGTGGCCGACGCCGCCGCCGTGCTGCTCACCGAGGACGGCCTGGACGGCGGGACCTTCGAGGCGGCCGGCCCGGAGGCGCTCACCGCACCGCGGCTGGCCGAGCTGATCGGTGCCTGGCTCGGCGACGAGGTCGTCGCCGACGACGTCGTCCCCGGGGGCGAGGTGCCCACCGGCTACGCGGCCCGCTGCCAGCGCACCATGTTCGACCACTACCGGGCGCACGGCTTCGTCGGCAGCCCGCGGGTGCTCACCGACCTGCTCGGCCGCCCGCCGCGCACGTTCGCCGACCACCTCGCCGGTCAGCCGCGACCGGGCGAGGAGGCTCCGTGA
- a CDS encoding sensor histidine kinase yields MVGSDDGLLDVVVPWLEAGLAAGDVTVLSCAEETAELLRSAVGAPDTELLSDPRVALRGARAPDAVVATRRLLDRAAASPSGSLRVLGAPEFGPDPRTWREGQRYESVVNDLLAGSPLDALCFYDQRQLSAEVVASAGQTHPHLLLDGVRVASAGYLPPAQYLPALPLPREPMEDGPPLFAVDGAEELAPLRHQLAAVLATCVPDREQVGDLHLAVSEIAANAFRHGTPPVSARVWASPDRVVCTISDRGAGFADPLAGFQPAHGDDLSRGGMGLWLARKLWDHVDLVPGPGGLTVRLSSPLH; encoded by the coding sequence GTGGTCGGCTCCGACGACGGGCTGCTCGACGTGGTCGTCCCGTGGCTGGAGGCCGGCCTCGCCGCCGGCGACGTGACCGTCCTGTCCTGCGCCGAGGAGACCGCCGAGCTGCTGCGCTCGGCGGTCGGGGCCCCGGACACCGAGCTCCTCAGCGATCCCCGGGTCGCGCTGCGCGGCGCCCGGGCCCCGGACGCCGTCGTCGCCACCCGTCGGTTGCTCGACCGGGCCGCCGCATCGCCGTCGGGCTCGCTCCGGGTCCTGGGCGCACCGGAGTTCGGTCCCGATCCCCGCACGTGGCGGGAGGGGCAGCGGTACGAGTCGGTGGTCAACGACCTGCTCGCCGGCTCCCCGCTGGACGCGTTGTGCTTCTACGACCAGCGGCAGCTGTCCGCCGAGGTCGTCGCGAGCGCCGGGCAGACCCACCCCCACCTCCTCCTCGACGGCGTGCGGGTGGCGAGCGCTGGCTACCTGCCGCCGGCGCAGTACCTGCCGGCGCTGCCGCTGCCGCGCGAGCCGATGGAGGACGGGCCGCCCCTCTTCGCCGTCGACGGTGCCGAGGAGCTGGCTCCCCTGCGGCACCAGCTGGCCGCGGTGCTGGCCACCTGCGTGCCCGACCGGGAGCAGGTCGGTGACCTGCACCTGGCGGTCAGCGAGATCGCGGCCAACGCGTTCCGGCACGGCACGCCGCCGGTGTCGGCCCGGGTGTGGGCCTCGCCCGACCGGGTGGTCTGCACCATCAGCGACCGCGGCGCGGGGTTCGCCGACCCGCTGGCCGGCTTCCAGCCCGCACACGGGGACGACCTCTCCCGGGGCGGGATGGGCCTGTGGCTGGCCCGCAAGCTCTGGGACCACGTCGACCTGGTCCCCGGGCCCGGCGGCCTGACGGTCCGGCTGAGCTCACCGCTGCACTGA